In the Engystomops pustulosus chromosome 2, aEngPut4.maternal, whole genome shotgun sequence genome, one interval contains:
- the LOC140119916 gene encoding histone H2A type 1-like, whose protein sequence is MSGRGKQGGKVRAKAKTRSSRAGLQFPVGRVHRLLRKGNYAERVGAGAPVYLAAVLEYLTAEILELAGNAARDNKKTRIIPRHLQLAVRNDEELNKLLGGVTIAQGGVLPNIQAVLLPKKTESSKPAKSK, encoded by the coding sequence ATGTCTGGACGTGGCAAACAAGGAGGAAAGGTCCGCGCTAAGGCCAAGACCCGCTCATCCCGGGCCGGCCTGCAGTTCCCCGTCGGTCGTGTGCACAGGCTCCTCCGCAAGGGCAACTACGCCGAGAGAGTCGGGGCCGGCGCTCCCGTCTACCTGGCCGCCGTGCTCGAGTACCTCACCGCTGAGATCCTCGAGCTGGCCGGCAACGCCGCCCGGGACAACAAGAAGACCCGCATCATCCCCCGCCACCTGCAGCTGGCCGTGCGCAACGACGAGGAGCTCAACAAGCTGCTGGGAGGAGTCACCATCGCCCAGGGAGGCGTCCTGCCCAACATCCAGGCCGTGCTGCTGCCCAAGAAGACCGAGAGCAGCAAGCCCGCCAAGAGCAAGTGA